In Pseudomonas sp. P5_109, the genomic window CATTGACGTGCCTGGTTGCGCAGCGCATTCCAGGTTTGAGCCTGGTCGGTGATGCCTGCGCGTCATACCCGGCCGCGGTGGCGTACCTACGTGGTTTGTGCAGCGTGCAGCAGCACACCCCGCAGAGTCTGCGCGATGCGCTGGTACAGTTTCGCCAGTGCCTGAAACTCGATACCGGGCACACGCTGTCCTGGTATGGCCTGGCGGATGCGTGGCTGGGGCAGGCAATGATCGGATCCTGTGATCAGGGCCGGGCAATCGATGAGGCACAATCGGCGATTTCCAATGCCCTGGCATTGGACCCTGGCAACATCCCTGCATTGGCTCGCCTGGCTTTGCTCACCAGTCTGCGCGGCAGCGAACAGGCAGCCCAGGTGCTTTTCCGACGCTGTCTGCTGAATGCCGATCAGGCTGACGTTCATTACTTGCATGCCTGGCATCACTGGTTCTGGCGGCGCAACGAGCAGGCTGCGCAAAACATCGACAATGCTCTGCGCCATGATCCTGATTGCGTAAGGGCGCAGGTCTTGCGTATGCGCATTGCGCTTGCCGCAAGTCCCGAGTCGGCCTTGCAGATGGCTCGTCGAGCCCTGCAACAAGGCGCCTCGGGCAATTCGTTGCTGGTGATTCTGTATGCCGTGGTATTGGCTTATTTTGACCAGCACGCGGCAGCCTGGGGTGAGCTCGAACAGGCCGGGCTCTGCGAAAGCGCAATCGGTGAACAGGGCCTGGCTGCCTGGAATGTGCTGTTCGGCGTCAATCCATTCAATGCCCGCGACCTGTATGCGAACTGGTTGGCTCTGGCCAGGCTGCGATCCGTTGATGACATGTCGCCAACCCGTTGGTCCGGTTTGACAAGTAGTCCAGTGGTCGCGCCGCTCTGGAGTTCTTTGCAACGAGAACCTGATGTGGGCTACCAGGCATCGTCGCAGGATCATCCTGACCACGAGCAACCGACGCTGGTCAGCGAGCGGCATCTGGCATGACGCCGCGCAGAATCAAGTGGCTAACGGTGCTGGTGTGCCTTGGCGCGAGCCAGGCGCAAGCCTGGTGCTGGAGCCAGGCGGGGACCCGACATGCGATCGAAGCCGAACTGCTTCGAGCGATTGCCGATGTCGAATCAGGACAGAATCCGAACGCGATTAACTACAACAAGGACGGTTCGCGAGATATCGGGTTAATGCAGATCAATAGCTATCATCTGCCCCGTTTGAGCGCTCAGGGCATCACTGAGCAGCGCCTGCTGGATGATCCTTGTCTGTCAGTTGAAGTCGGTGCGTCGGTGCTTGCCGAATTTATCTCGCGTTACGGCTACAACTGGACGGCAGTGGGTGCCTATAACGCCGGCAATTCTCCTCAACGGCAAGCCGCGCGCCTGCGCTATGCGCGCAAGGTCTGGCAGCGTTATCAGGAGTTTTCCCAGGCTCGACAATGAGGGTGCGATGAGCGTTGGCGCAAGATTCTGATCCTGCGCAGGGCGTGATCGGCAGAATTCGATCATGAAGCCTGCAGCCAGCCTTTCTACCATGCCCGTTCATTTCATAGCCCTGGAGCTTGAACGGTGACAGTTCTGTCAGCCCCCGACCCACAACCTTGCGTTCTACGGATACTCAATGGCGCGCTGCAAGGTTGCGAATTCCCCCTCGGCGAAAGCACAACCCTGTTCGTGGTAGGGACAGTGGATCTGCTGGGAGAGGGGGGACTGACTGCCAGCGTCCCGGCCGATGCCATCTTCGTTCCCCTGGAATCGGGGGGATGTAATTTTGAGGTGTTGGCCGATCAAGTCACGCCGCAAGGCCTGCCGCTGCGGGTGCTCGATGAGTCCACGGAAGTACGCCACTGTGCTTTCCACACCCGGGTGCAGATCGGCGCCCTGCAAATCGCCTTGCGGCCTGGAGACCAATCCTGGGCACCTGAACTTCTCGGGCTGCAACCTGACACTACCGCTGACGCCGCCGCTGTCGTGTGGTGGCGCGCCCCTTGGTCTGCATGGGGCGCCAGCGGTCTGGCGCTGGCTGCCCTGGTCACCGCGGTCGGCATCTGGTCGGTGCCTGGACCCACACCTGAAACCGATGTTCGCGCGTTGATCAGCGGAGCCAGTCACGAAGCCAAGGTGTTGAGCGGTCGTGACAATGCGATCTATGTGTTCGTGGCTTCCGAACGCGATGCGGGCTGGAGTCGGCAAGTGCTGGTGCGCCACAACACGCTGAGCGGCAAAGTGCTGGTGATGGACCAGGAGCGTCGTCGGTTGGAGCATTTGCTGGTTGACCATGATCCACAACTGGCCTGGCACTCCATTGATCTGAAGGATCCATCGGTACCGCGACTGTTGCTGAGCACACAACGCAATCTGCTCACCCCTCAAAAACAGGCAGAACTGCTCGATGCACTGCTCTCGGCCGCGCCTTATGCCCGGGACATAACGGTGCAAACGCAGGATGACAACCTGCTCGTCGATCTGGCGCAAGAAGGTTTGCAGCGCCTGTCACTGGCCTTCAGCCGCATTGAGCACGAGGACAGTGTCACCTTTGCCGTTGCAGGCAATTTGCAGGACTCCGAACTGGCGAACGCCCGCCGCTACATCGACAGCTTTTACCGGCAGTGGGGTGATCGCTACGTGCACTTCACCGTCGAGCTCAAGGACGACTTGTTCAAGGACAAGTCGTTCCAGACCGGCCCGCAGGGCTACATCAAGATGACCTCGTCATCCTGGCATTTTCCTACACAACACTAAAAGGTGACTCATGGCCGACATTGCTATCCCCATCGACTTTGCCGATGACTTTCTCGGGCGTCAGGCCGAAGCGTTTGAAAACGGTGCCGCCTCCCTCAAGACCGCGCTCGACAAAGCGCTGGATGACTTGAAGCTGGATGCATCGGACCCTGGTCTGCTGGCGGCTTATCAGGCCGCGTTTTCGTCCTACACGGTATTTCGAAACGCTCAGACCAACACGATCAAGGGCTTCAAGGATATCGACATGGCGATCATCCAGGCAGCTCGCTGACTCTTCCTTTTTGACCGGCCATTGGTACGTGCCAATGGCCATTTTCACGAGTGCATGGCATGGCTATTCAAAACATTTCTCTGTCTGACATCGATCGGACAGTCTTTACGGAATTGCGCGGCCCCCACGAAGGCCCGGTCGTATCCCTTGAGTCCCGATTGATCGAAGCGTTTGCCGGCTCCGCGGTCAATAGCGAGCAGGACGTTTCAGCGATCAATCAGATGCTGCAGCGCCCGGATATCACCAATCCCGAGGTACTGACCCATTTGCAGGAGCTGACCGGGCAATACAACGTGGATATCAACTTGCTTAACGTATTGGTCCGCAAAGCGGTAGGCACTGCCGAAACCCTGCTGCGTGCCTCATGAAGCCAGGCGTTTTGCTGATGCTGTTGTGCCTGGTACTAGCGGGGTGTCGCCAACCCAATCTGCTCGAAGGGCTGGATCAGCAGCAGGCCAATGAAGTGCTTTCGGTGCTGCAGCGCAACAACATTGCGGCGGTGAAAGTCGATGCTGGCAAAACCGGCTATGCGGTGAAAATCAATCAGGTCGATTTTTCCGCGGCGGTCGATTTGCTCAACCTCTATTCCCTGCCTTCGCGGCCGCGCCTGCAAGTGGCGGAGATGTTTCCCGCCGACTCGCTGGTGGCCTCGCCCCGCGCTGAAAAAGCCCGGCTTTATTCGGCGCTGGAGCAGCGAATCGAACAGTCGCTGGGTGTGCTCGAAGGCGTGGTGTCGGCGCGAGTGCATGTCAGTTACGACCTGGAGGCCGGCGAAGGCGGGCGCAAGACGCCACCTGTCCACCTCTCGGCAGTGGCGATCCATGAGCTCGACGTCGACCCGCAATTGCTGATCACCGATATCAAGCGTTTTCTCAAGAACAGTTTTGCGGCGGTCGAGTACGAGAACATCTCGGTGGTACTGTCCAGGCGCTCGCCGACCCAGCATATCGCGCCGTCCGTGGCCGCCACGCAAGGGCCTTCGCCCTGGATCTGGTGGTTGTCCGCGGTGACCGGATTGCTATTGGCCGGTGGCGCAGCCTGGGCCTACCGCCAATCAAGCGCAGGGCAGCGTAATGTCGCGCGCTGAAGGTTTATCGGAGATTCTCGCCGAGCCCCTGAGTTATCTGCATCCGCAGCGCCTGCCTTTGCCGGAGGAATTTGCCGGGCCTGAGGCACGAGGTCTGCTCAACCGAATACTGCTCGAAGGTCTGGAAAAACGCCGGGCATCGCCTGCGACGCCGTTGACGGCCGTGGCGCAGCAATGGGTTCGCCATTGGCGCCAGTTGCCCTACATCGCCAGGCTGATGGGCGCTTATCGCTTGATGCCCGATCTGGCGCGAGGCGCGACGTTGCTTTGCCTGCCATTGCCTCTGCGTCGGTTCGCCGGTTACAGCCTGGGTGTTCGATGCGCCCTGCCGGTCGGGCGCTCGCCTGTTTCGATAGAACAGGTCGAAGCCGCCGGCCTCAACGCGTTATGGAGTTGGTACGAGCAGGTGCCGCCAGTCTTGCTCGAACGCCTGACCCTGCAATTTTCCGAACCGGTTGTTCGCCTGCACCGGCAATGGCCGGTCACGCAACCCGATACAGCTCTTTTCTTTTTGGCGGTGCAACATGCTCGACTCTATCCGAACCCTGACTGACCTTCCCGAGGCGAGCGATGCACTTGTGTCTCGCGAAGACATCGCCGCCGCGCGTCGGCGTCGAGCTTTGCAGCAACAGGCTCAGCGCTGGGCCCGTGATTGTGTAGAGCAGGCTCGGCGTGACGCCGAAGCGGTGCATGCCCATGCCTTTCAGGAAGGCTATGCCGCGGGCATCTTGCTTGCGACCGAGCATCTGGCCAAGGGCTTGCTTGAATCCCAGGCGTTGGGGCAGCAATTGCGCAGCGACCTTGCTCAGGCCGCTCGCGACTTGCTCGCGGACGCGTTGCAGCGTCCCGAATGGCTGGACGAAATGTTCGAGCGTTGGCTGACGGCACAACCGACCGGCTCGGGCGCGGTGTTGCAAGTGCTGCTGCCGATGCATTGCCGGGCGCAGGGCAATGAACTGCGCGAGCGCTTGAGCAGGCTCTGGTCCGGCGAACTGGTCCTCGACTATCACCCGCAAGAGCGCTACGTGGCGCGGCTTGCGGATCAACTGCTGGAATTCGATCTGGAAACGACGCGGCAACGACTGGAACCGCGCTTGCTGGCGTGTGTCGCGAATCTGCCGGAGTCGGTTCGCGCTCTGGACCGGGCTGCCATGCAGGCGCTCACGGATCTGTATTCAACCTTTGCCGAACGCTCGGCCGGTTGCACTGAAACTGCCCCGACCGAGGTTCGCCTTGAAGATTGAAAGCGGTTCGAGCCTGCACACGGTTGAGAGCGGGGCGCACGCAACGGTCGAGTCGCTTGAGTCACGCGTGCTTGCGGCCAGCCAGCAGGTGCCTGACAACCAGCGCCCGGACCCCGAATTCGAGCGTTTGTATGAGTTGCTGTCAGCCATGGAGGGGCAGGGAGAAAAGGCCATCCATGGGTTTCTCCGTTCGCTTCGAAGTGCAGATGGCGAATCCCCCGCGTACCCCTCTGCGAAGGCGTTGATGGCGATCACGCTGCAGGTGCTGTTCCGATTGAAGGACGACGGGCTGGAAAAGTCGCAGCTTTATAAGGAAATCACAGGTGCCAATGGCCTCGCGTTCAGCATGGACGTCTTCGTCAAGGGCGTGCTGCGTGATGTGTTTCAACCGATGGGGGATGAGGCTTGGGAGAAGAGTGAGTGGTGAGGTCAGGGTGCGTCCCGCCGGAAATGACGGAACGCACCGAATGGGTTAAATGGTTGTATTGTCCACTGGACTATTGCCCTGATGAGAGTAGAAAAAACCTGGTAAGCCGGCGATGGCGACGGCGGCTACCACAGCATTGACCGCGTGATTTACCGCTGAAGCGGACAAACCTAGACTGCCAAAGTAAGTCCCGGCAGAAATCGCCGCAGCCATGATCGCTCCGCCGAACGAGGTTCGCATTGCTGAGGTAGTCAGAAATTGATCGGCTACTTGTGAGAAGGAGGGGACACGCGGGGCGAAAGTCATTCGAAAGCCATCAGGCGCTCCTTCGCCCTGGAACCCGTGCATTATTTCGCCACCTGCCACGTCGCTTATGATTTCAACACCCGCATTGTAGACACCCCGCAAAATATCGTGCCCTAGAACTGGAACAAGGGATTCAAGGATCTCTGCTGCCCGGGTCTCCGGGGTTGTGTTTAATGTGTCACTCGCGTGTTGCATCCAGTTCATCAGTTGCGCTGCGAACCCGTCATCGGCAGAAGATGGCCCGCTACCGGCCGACATGGCATATCCGGCGCCTGAGTTGGGCGCTGTCTGATCCATGGCTGTACCGAGAAGAAACTGTAAGGCTCCGTACAGGCCTGCATTGGCTGCCGTGCCCGGCGGATTGATTTGCGCGTTGTCGTTCAAAGGAACAAACACCTGTGTGAGGTCGCGGGCCAAGGTGAAGAAAGCCATCTGCGGGCCGAATGAGGCGAGGGCGGGAAGCGCCTGCGGCGTGACCAGTGCAACTGTGAATGCGGCCAACGATAACGACAAAGTGACCAGTCGTGACAGTCGCGTTTGCGTGTTTGCCGTGCCGTTGCATTCATCCCGAAGCGCGCCAAGGATGTTCAGCGCCGGACCGATCATCAGAGAAACTCCGCCTATGACGTTGCGTGTCAGCGGGGAGGCGGCGTTGGACTGCAGGCATTTTTCCAGGGCAAATCCGATCAGTTGGCGGATCGTTGTCAGGGTACCCACGATGAGCCCGGTTCGAAGGCCGCTAATCGTCAGGTTGCTGGCCAGGCGTCCGAGATCTCCTTCGAATTCGTTGCGACCCAGTTTGCCCAGCAATTCGCCAAGGGAGTCAACGATGGTTTGGGCGCGTTGTAGAGCGATGCTGGTCCCCTGCTGATGCATTGAGCCTTCGAACGGTGACGAATCATCGATATGCAGGGCGATGTGGCCTTTTGCCCGATTGACACCATCGGGGTCACCATCCATCAGCGATACGACGTTGTGCACAAACTCTTGAGCCTGGGCAGGGGTGTTCTCTAGTTCTTCTGCAATAACGACTTTGAGTTCTTGGGTGAGGTTCTCCATTGCGATTACTACGTCATTCATTTGCAATGGAACTGTGCGCTCGTAAGGGGCGTTTGAATGTTCGGTGATCCCCTTGGCGATGTCCTGTGAGCAACCTTCCATGTCTATGCTCGTGTGATCCCGACGAATGGTTTGAGAGGGGGATACGGTCGCGTTTGCAGCAGATTGGGTTGGAAATGAGGTTGTTGATCCGACTGATGATATAGGCATGTTTCGCTCTGTATGACGGAGGGGCTTGCTTGCGATCATTCAGCCTCTTGCGCTGCTGGGACTATCAAATAACGCTTCGCGCGCGGTACCTGCGACGGTTAGCCGCAAAAATGCGTTCTAATTAACCGGGTTTCTCGCCCGCAACGTACTGGCCCGGCTATAATCGCCGGCTCAATTCGCCGTCAATCGAGTCAAACCCGCCCATGTACACCCTGGCCCGTCAGCTGTTGTTCAAACTCTCCCCGGAAACCTCCCACGATCTGTCCCTGGACCTGATCGGCGCGGGTGGGCGTCTTGGGCTCAACGGCTTGCTGTGCAAGGCCCCGGCGAAGGTGCCGGTGAATGTCATGGGCCTGGACTTCCCGAATCCGGTGGGGCTGGCCGCCGGGCTGGACAAGAACGGTGCGGCCATCGATGGTTTCGCCCAACTGGGTTTCGGTTTTGTCGAAATCGGCACCATCACCCCGCGTCCGCAGCCGGGCAACCCGAAGCCACGTTTGTTCCGTTTGCCGGAAGCCGAGGCGATCATCAATCGCATGGGCTTCAACAACCTCGGCGTCGATCACCTGCTGGCCCGCGTGGCGGCGGCCAAGTACAAGGGCGTGCTGGGCATCAACATCGGCAAGAACTTCGATACACCGGTCGAACGCGCCGTGGATGACTACCTGATCTGCCTGGACAAGGTCTACGCCCACGCCAGCTATGTGACGGTCAACGTCAGTTCGCCGAACACGCCGGGCCTGCGCAGCCTGCAATTCGGTGATTCGCTCAAGCAGTTGCTGGCCGATCTGGCCGAGCGCCGCGCGGAACTGGCCTTGCGTCATGGCAAGCATGTACCGCTGGCGATCAAGATCGCGCCGGACATGAGCGACGAAGAAACCGCACAGGTCGCGCAAGCGCTGATCGAAACCGGCATGGATGCGGTCATCGCCACCAACACCACCCTGAGCCGCGTAGGCGTCGAAGGCATGGAGCATGGCGACGAGGCCGGTGGCCTGTCCGGCGCACCGGTTCGCGACAAGAGCACCCATACCGTGACAGTACTGGCATCGGAGCTGGGTGGTCGCCTGCCGATCATCGCTGCCGGCGGCATTACCGAAGGCAAGCACGCGGCGGAGAAAATCACCGCAGGCGCGAGCCTGGTGCAGATCTATTCGGGCTTCATCTACAAGGGCCCGGCGCTGATTCGTGAGTCGGTAGACGCCATCGCAGCGCTGCGCTGAAGACTGTTGTGGGGGGGCTTTTGTGGGGGGCTTTTGTGGTGAGGGGGCTTGCCCCCGTCCGGCTGCGAAGCAGTCGTAAATCGTTGCACACTGTTTTACCTGACACACCGAGCTGTTTGGTTTTGGGGCCGCTTCGCAGCCCAACGGGGGCAAGCCCCCTCGCCACAAAGGTTTGCCGCTGAAATTGAGCAGGCATAAAAAAGGGCTCCTTGAAGGAGCCCCTGGGCCGGAGCCCGCGGTCCGGATGGGACACGCATGGTTAATTCAGTACAAAGTCAAATTGTCGTGTCGGAGTGTTGTGCCCTGTAATTAGCCGACGGCGTGAAGTTCGTTGAGTCTGTGGATTCCCGCAGTGCCGGTCATACCGTCCCAGTTGTCGCCGCGTCCTTCTCGCCAGCCGTTGATCCAGGCTTGACGTACCGACGGTAGAGTAAATGGGCAAAGCTCACGGGATTTGCCACCAACGCCATATTGATATCCGCGCAAAAATGCTCTTTCCAACGGATCACGCTTAAGTCTTCTCATAGGGTGTAGCCCTCACTTGTTGACTGTATTTATCGCGTCGACCTCTATCGAGGTCTGGCAGAAAAACTCTGCCGTTGGGGCTCGTTGCCGGCGTGACGAGCCAAGGTGTTGGCGTCATTGCGGCGCCAACCTGTATTGAGTTCTAACCAATGCGTCACATCGAGGGAATGATCGTTTTGTCATAAGCACGTAACTATTCATGTGCTAAGGCCATAAGTAACAGCGTGTTTTTAGCGTATTTATTGGCCAAACCCCGGTATGATCAGCCCTGCGCTGGATGATGGGCTTAATCCTTTACTGAGAATGGCTCCCGTTGCCGGGAAGCACTATTCGACGAAGGGTCGACTTATGACATTTTGTTGCATCAACTTTTTTATCTGTCCTTGCATCTAAGCTCATTTAACCCGGGCAGCAGGGGTGGAGCGGCACACTTTCGTGCCACGCGGGCGCTCTTCGAGAAAAGCGCCTGATTGAAAACCGGACCGGCAATGCGTTGCCCGGTCACTCAGCTAAAGGTTCTGGAATTCCCATGTCCGATCGTTTCGAACTCTTCCTCACTTGCCCAAAAGGCCTTGAAGGCCTGCTCATCGAGGAAGCCATCGGGCTTGGCCTTGAGGAAGCACGGGAACACACCTCTGCCGTGCGCGGCATGGCCACCATGGAAACCGCTTATCGCCTGTGCCTGTGGTCGCGCTTGGCCAACCGCGTGCTGCTGGTGCTCAAGCGTTTCCAGATGAAGGACGCCGAAGACCTGTACCACGGCGTGCTGGACATCGAGTGGCAAGACCACATGCTCAATGACGGCACCCTGGCCGTCGAATTCAGCGGCCATGGCTCGGGCATCGACAACACCCATTTCGGCGCGCTGAAGGTCAAGGACGCCATCGTCGACAAACTGCGCACCCCGCAAGGCGACCGTCCGTCCATCGACAAGCTCAACCCGGACCTGCGCATTCACCTGCGCCTGGACCGTGGCGAAGCCATTCTGTCCCTCGACCTCTCCGGCCACAGCCTGCACCAGCGCGGCTATCGCCTGCAGCAAGGTGCGGCACCGCTGAAGGAAAACCTCGCGGCCGCCATCCTGATCCGTTCCGGCTGGCCACGTATCGCGGCCGAAGGCGGTGCACTGGCCGACCCGATGTGCGGTGTCGGGACCTTCCTGGTCGAAGCGGCAATGATCGCCGCCGACATCGCGCCGAACCTGCGTCGCGAGCAGTGGGGCTTCACCGCCTGGCTCGGTCACGTGCCGGCGCTGTGGAAAAAACTCCACGAAGAAGCCTCTGAGCGCGCGGCGGCCGGCCTGGCCAAGCCACCGTTGTGGATTCGCGGCTACGAAGCCGATCCACGGCTGATTCAACCGGGCCGCAACAACGTCGAGCGTGCCGGCCTGAGCGAGTGGATCAAGATCTACCAGGGCGAAGTCGCGACGTTCGAACCGCGCCCGGACCAGAACCAGAAAGGCCTGGTGATCTGCAACCCTCCGTACGGCGAGCGTCTGGGTGACGAGGCGAGCCTGCTCTACCTCTACCAGAACCTCGGCGAACGCCTGCGTCAGGCCTGCCTGAACTGGGAAGCGGCGGTGTTCACCGGCGCGCCGGACCTGGGCAAGCGCATGGGCATCCGCAGCCACAAACAGTATTCGTTCTGGAACGGCGCCTTGCCGTGCAAGCTGTTGCTGATCAAGGTGCTGCCGGACCAGTTCGTCACTGGCGAGCGCCGTACCCCGGAGCAACGCCAGGTCGAGCGTGAACAAGCCGCCTACGATCAGACGCCGGACGAGCCGCAGGAACGCAAGTTCAACAAGAACGGCAACCCGATCAAGCCGACGCCGGCACCCGCTCCGGTGGTCGAGCAACCGCGCCTGAGCGAAGGCGGGCAGATGTTCGCCAACCGCCTGCAAAAGAACCTCAAGGCCCTGGGCAAGTGGGTCAAGCGTGAAGGCATCGACTGCTACCGCGTCTATGATGCCGACATGCCGGAATACTCCATGGCCATCGACCTGTATCACGACTGGGTCCACGTCCAGGAGTACGCCGCGCCGAAATCCATCGACCCGGAAAAAGCCTCGGCGCGCATGTTCGATGCCCTGGCGGCGATTCCGCAGGCGTTGAACATCGACAAGAGCCGCGTGGTGGTCAAGCGCCGCGAGCGTCAGAGCGGCACCAAGCAGTACGAGCGCCAGGCGGCGCAGGGCAAGTTCGTCGAGGTCAACGAAGGCGGGATCAAGCTGCTGGTGAACCTCACCGACTACCTCGACACCGGCCTGTTCCTCGACCATCGGCCAATGCGCATGCGTATCCAGAAAGAGGCGGCCGGCAAGCGCTTCCTCAATCTGTACTGCTACACCGCGACGGCCAGTGTGCATGCGGCCAAGGGCGGTGCGCGCAGCACTACCAGTGTCGACCTGTCGAAAACCTATCTGGACTGGGCGCGTCGCAACCTGTCGCTGAACGGTTTTTCCGAC contains:
- a CDS encoding winged helix-turn-helix domain-containing protein, encoding MDSATDQSPVKSFVFDHWLLQGDGTLMRDGEGVHVPPKELNVLRLLLKSAGAVVSKDYLLDQVWPEMDAAEESLTRCIYALRKLLRENKDFIATVYGQGYRFTCAVVELDTPGQARAVAPSLAVLPFRNLEETAALDLQDVMIRQLTLAFGEVLHVIPSGLMATYAQPVDMRSLIGQLSADYCLSGRCSGPSDQQQWSVELIRGRDHVLLHGQTLDARDPGASLGALTCLVAQRIPGLSLVGDACASYPAAVAYLRGLCSVQQHTPQSLRDALVQFRQCLKLDTGHTLSWYGLADAWLGQAMIGSCDQGRAIDEAQSAISNALALDPGNIPALARLALLTSLRGSEQAAQVLFRRCLLNADQADVHYLHAWHHWFWRRNEQAAQNIDNALRHDPDCVRAQVLRMRIALAASPESALQMARRALQQGASGNSLLVILYAVVLAYFDQHAAAWGELEQAGLCESAIGEQGLAAWNVLFGVNPFNARDLYANWLALARLRSVDDMSPTRWSGLTSSPVVAPLWSSLQREPDVGYQASSQDHPDHEQPTLVSERHLA
- a CDS encoding transglycosylase SLT domain-containing protein, with translation MTPRRIKWLTVLVCLGASQAQAWCWSQAGTRHAIEAELLRAIADVESGQNPNAINYNKDGSRDIGLMQINSYHLPRLSAQGITEQRLLDDPCLSVEVGASVLAEFISRYGYNWTAVGAYNAGNSPQRQAARLRYARKVWQRYQEFSQARQ
- a CDS encoding PrgH/EprH family type III secretion apparatus protein, which codes for MTVLSAPDPQPCVLRILNGALQGCEFPLGESTTLFVVGTVDLLGEGGLTASVPADAIFVPLESGGCNFEVLADQVTPQGLPLRVLDESTEVRHCAFHTRVQIGALQIALRPGDQSWAPELLGLQPDTTADAAAVVWWRAPWSAWGASGLALAALVTAVGIWSVPGPTPETDVRALISGASHEAKVLSGRDNAIYVFVASERDAGWSRQVLVRHNTLSGKVLVMDQERRRLEHLLVDHDPQLAWHSIDLKDPSVPRLLLSTQRNLLTPQKQAELLDALLSAAPYARDITVQTQDDNLLVDLAQEGLQRLSLAFSRIEHEDSVTFAVAGNLQDSELANARRYIDSFYRQWGDRYVHFTVELKDDLFKDKSFQTGPQGYIKMTSSSWHFPTQH
- the sctF gene encoding type III secretion system needle filament subunit SctF, whose translation is MADIAIPIDFADDFLGRQAEAFENGAASLKTALDKALDDLKLDASDPGLLAAYQAAFSSYTVFRNAQTNTIKGFKDIDMAIIQAAR
- the sctI gene encoding type III secretion system inner rod subunit SctI, translated to MAIQNISLSDIDRTVFTELRGPHEGPVVSLESRLIEAFAGSAVNSEQDVSAINQMLQRPDITNPEVLTHLQELTGQYNVDINLLNVLVRKAVGTAETLLRAS
- a CDS encoding EscJ/YscJ/HrcJ family type III secretion inner membrane ring protein → MKPGVLLMLLCLVLAGCRQPNLLEGLDQQQANEVLSVLQRNNIAAVKVDAGKTGYAVKINQVDFSAAVDLLNLYSLPSRPRLQVAEMFPADSLVASPRAEKARLYSALEQRIEQSLGVLEGVVSARVHVSYDLEAGEGGRKTPPVHLSAVAIHELDVDPQLLITDIKRFLKNSFAAVEYENISVVLSRRSPTQHIAPSVAATQGPSPWIWWLSAVTGLLLAGGAAWAYRQSSAGQRNVAR
- a CDS encoding secretion system protein; this translates as MSRAEGLSEILAEPLSYLHPQRLPLPEEFAGPEARGLLNRILLEGLEKRRASPATPLTAVAQQWVRHWRQLPYIARLMGAYRLMPDLARGATLLCLPLPLRRFAGYSLGVRCALPVGRSPVSIEQVEAAGLNALWSWYEQVPPVLLERLTLQFSEPVVRLHRQWPVTQPDTALFFLAVQHARLYPNPD
- a CDS encoding oxygen-regulated invasion protein OrgB — encoded protein: MLDSIRTLTDLPEASDALVSREDIAAARRRRALQQQAQRWARDCVEQARRDAEAVHAHAFQEGYAAGILLATEHLAKGLLESQALGQQLRSDLAQAARDLLADALQRPEWLDEMFERWLTAQPTGSGAVLQVLLPMHCRAQGNELRERLSRLWSGELVLDYHPQERYVARLADQLLEFDLETTRQRLEPRLLACVANLPESVRALDRAAMQALTDLYSTFAERSAGCTETAPTEVRLED
- a CDS encoding quinone-dependent dihydroorotate dehydrogenase, which codes for MYTLARQLLFKLSPETSHDLSLDLIGAGGRLGLNGLLCKAPAKVPVNVMGLDFPNPVGLAAGLDKNGAAIDGFAQLGFGFVEIGTITPRPQPGNPKPRLFRLPEAEAIINRMGFNNLGVDHLLARVAAAKYKGVLGINIGKNFDTPVERAVDDYLICLDKVYAHASYVTVNVSSPNTPGLRSLQFGDSLKQLLADLAERRAELALRHGKHVPLAIKIAPDMSDEETAQVAQALIETGMDAVIATNTTLSRVGVEGMEHGDEAGGLSGAPVRDKSTHTVTVLASELGGRLPIIAAGGITEGKHAAEKITAGASLVQIYSGFIYKGPALIRESVDAIAALR
- the rmf gene encoding ribosome modulation factor; this translates as MRRLKRDPLERAFLRGYQYGVGGKSRELCPFTLPSVRQAWINGWREGRGDNWDGMTGTAGIHRLNELHAVG
- the rlmKL gene encoding bifunctional 23S rRNA (guanine(2069)-N(7))-methyltransferase RlmK/23S rRNA (guanine(2445)-N(2))-methyltransferase RlmL, whose amino-acid sequence is MSDRFELFLTCPKGLEGLLIEEAIGLGLEEAREHTSAVRGMATMETAYRLCLWSRLANRVLLVLKRFQMKDAEDLYHGVLDIEWQDHMLNDGTLAVEFSGHGSGIDNTHFGALKVKDAIVDKLRTPQGDRPSIDKLNPDLRIHLRLDRGEAILSLDLSGHSLHQRGYRLQQGAAPLKENLAAAILIRSGWPRIAAEGGALADPMCGVGTFLVEAAMIAADIAPNLRREQWGFTAWLGHVPALWKKLHEEASERAAAGLAKPPLWIRGYEADPRLIQPGRNNVERAGLSEWIKIYQGEVATFEPRPDQNQKGLVICNPPYGERLGDEASLLYLYQNLGERLRQACLNWEAAVFTGAPDLGKRMGIRSHKQYSFWNGALPCKLLLIKVLPDQFVTGERRTPEQRQVEREQAAYDQTPDEPQERKFNKNGNPIKPTPAPAPVVEQPRLSEGGQMFANRLQKNLKALGKWVKREGIDCYRVYDADMPEYSMAIDLYHDWVHVQEYAAPKSIDPEKASARMFDALAAIPQALNIDKSRVVVKRRERQSGTKQYERQAAQGKFVEVNEGGIKLLVNLTDYLDTGLFLDHRPMRMRIQKEAAGKRFLNLYCYTATASVHAAKGGARSTTSVDLSKTYLDWARRNLSLNGFSDKNRLEQGDVMAWLEASRDEYDLIFIDPPTFSNSKRMEGVFDVQRDQVQLIDLAMARLAPGGVLYFSNNFRKFELEANLGERYAVEEITAQTIDPDFARNAKIHRAWKITAR